Proteins encoded together in one Hevea brasiliensis isolate MT/VB/25A 57/8 chromosome 16, ASM3005281v1, whole genome shotgun sequence window:
- the LOC110640886 gene encoding protein NETWORKED 1D isoform X1 has protein sequence MSRITKWKLEKTKVKVVFRLQFHATHIPQSGWDKLFISFIPTDSGKATAKTTKANVRNGACKWADPIYETTRLLQDNKTKQYDEKLYKLVVAMGSTRSTILGEATINLADYTDALKPSVIALPLHGCDSGSILHVTVQLLTSKTGFREFEQQRERGLQTDHNSPDESSGRKVSSSEISDQIDKVNTRVRFKEKSKDLASLEEEVGPNEEYADSAVGFDGSSNTSESLYAEKHETSSTHEIDSIRSTVSGDLAGLSLSQSPQLEKGDPSDHRFSVQGTNDWVHGWSSDYSVDNDLAAAYEDNIRLRGSLEVAESSIHELKLEVNSIQSHADNIGHEAQKFAKQLDAEIASGKELLKEVSVLKSECSKLKGDLEQLKVSKLCPPFSSREVFGAEQNRLFQDLQLRWLKGLLAMEDKIREFQNKECFGNDERDFRFLSSDIEALLGILQNLKQASGLSASSLNLLPSEGASIKEIREMSLHKNCQFATGEGFDVDLYQPELGMLHCLNIPGLISHESDAVDTINAMRSKIFELLRELDESKADRESLAKKMDQMECYYEALVQELEENQSRILHELQNIRNEHSTCLYTVSSTKAEMESMRQDLNDQIVRLANDKSDIDSLNKELEGRAVTAEAALKRARLNYSIAVDQLQKDLELLSLQVLSMYETNENLIRQAFVDSSQPSIQEFDSREYAAKLLQFQNQAVGIRKQQLGGDSLDDLKRSLHLQEGLYQKVEEEVFEMHFVNIYLDVLSRALQETLLGANEDVKLMNEKVNELKEQLELSAESKVLLMQKLQIALDDVHSLNDYKANCIAKCNDVTQQNRNLEVNLQNVTCENHCLVQKITEWEAQVMQYRGYESKYEACSAEKAELVCLLEKKTLENGILQQENLSLQDELKIVKIEFGEQASQKENLQNLVDFLRCKLQNLLASYKNKNINGLPLFCESDSQDLQSRDLTGVLMQLEELQHNACERILQLVEEKKCLMHEMDVAQLSTTTAESEIALMKQKFEHEIRSMVDKLDVSNALLQKLQLDIDIFADRLEVSSEVEEKCTQQHNELFSDLDHMEVALEELASMNRNLAHEISAFETLTAAELTKENHALMASLQEKNEECTNMASELKSLKESLQSLYDENQALVASSRDKTEESVWLASELKNIRESLQSLHDENQALMMSLRDKTEESVKLASEPNSLKESLQSLHDENQALVASTQDKTDESSKLVSELSSLKESLQSLHDEKQTLIASLQNKIKESANLALELNHLKETLQSLDDEKQSLMASSQEKTKETAKLTSELNSLKENLQTLHDENQVLMVCSREKSEESSKLKLELNSLKECLQSVHNENQDLVVSSQDKTNECVQLASELNRLGESLRSLYDQLQEERRVRESLEIKITNQTSQLNEKEFQLLHLKKLVSDLELEKLRVCNLLSHYDDSLKSIREECCSLSGLETEICEVHELLIAADVKLIFTRTQYEDRVEELVLQLCSSDRQVTELLKKHIDLETTLTHCLANEAQYIEENANLLTSLNSIRSEIEASIAENSLLLEANRVTTAELEEYKHWAHNVVLRDFEGKSQQCQDVERLKHTMLSFEEETDNLMFSKEEMEVQVLVLKAKLDEQQAHIIAMEGYGDELMMLKKQCNELAQRLAEQILKTEEFRNLSVHLKELKDKADAECIQAREKREPEVPPVAMQESLRIAFIKEQYETRLQELKLQLSISKKHSEEMLWKLQDAIDEIENRKKSEACHLKKNEELGMEILKLESELQSVLSDKCERMNAYDLMKAEMECSLISLECCKEEKQKLEVCLQECNKEKSKLAVELAQMKELLENSKLAVNIQEGGNDGSCKGDCMSSDESVFRNVYQEDPIADASSFGRKSVDAAPTSGPTRDSALKCLEQDSSKNCGEAENTCPAPINTVGQTNTLVNMQLDQDVLVSSGVNGIQSPILLNQEKLLHSDMKHLALINEHFRAESLKSSMDHLSNELKRMKNENSLLQDNHGFHQKFPTLQREFMQLEKANEELGSMFPLFNEFSGTGNALERVLALEIELAEALQAKKQSSIHFQRYAVKDSGGTENSLSPDFISSFLKQHSDEEAVFKSFRDINELIKDMLELKGRYTAVESELKEMHDRYSQLSLQFAEVEGERQKLMMTLKNVRASKKALHLNRSSSASVGDHSL, from the exons ATTCCACAATCAGGATGGGATAAGCTTTTTATATCTTTCATTCCTACTGATTCTGGAAAAGCAACGGCAAAGACAACCAAAGCCAATGTGAGAAATGGGGCCTGTAAATGGGCAGATCCCATCTATGAGACAACCAGACTTCTCCAAGATAATAAAACCAAGCAATATGATGAAAAACTCTATAAGCTTGTTGTGGCAATG GGTTCAACACGATCTACTATACTTGGTGAGGCTACCATCAACCTTGCTGATTATACTGATGCATTAAAACCTTCTGTCATTGCTCTGCCTCTTCATGGGTGTGATTCTGGCTCTATTTTACAT GTCACTGTGCAGCtgcttacttctaaaactggtttCAG AGAGTTTGAGCAGCAGAGAGAAAGGGGATTGCAGACTGACCACAATAGTCCTGATGAATCTTCTGGCCGAAAAGTATCATCTTCAGAAATCAGTGATCAGATAGACAAG GTAAATACAAGAGTTAGATTCAAAGAAAAATCTAAAGATCTTGCTTCACTTGAGGAAGAGGTGGGGCCAAATGAAGAATATGCAGACTCGGCTGTTGGATTTGATGGCTCTTCCAATACTTCAGAAAGCTTATATGCTGAGAAGCATGAAACCTCCAGTACACACGAAATTGATAGCATTAGAAGTACTGTCTCTGGTGATTTAGCTGGACTTTCCCTCAGTCAAAGTCCTCAGCTGGAGAAGGGGGATCCTTCTGATCATCGGTTTTCAGTGCAGGGGACCAATGATTGGGTTCATGGCTGGAGTTCAGACTATTCTGTCGACAATGATTTGGCGGCTGCTTATGAAGATAATATTAGGCTTAGAGGAAGCTTGGAAGTAGCTGAGTCATCTATTCATGAGCTTAAATTGGAGGTAAACTCGATACAGAGTCATGCTGATAACATAGGTCATGAAGCACAGAAATTTGCTAAGCAACTTGATGCTGAGATTGCTTCTGGAAAAGAGCTATTAAAAGAGGTATCTGTACTGAAATCAGAGTGTTCAAAGTTGAAAGGTGATCTTGAACAGCTAAAGGTTTCTAAATTATGCCCTCCATTTAGCAGCAGAGAAGTTTTTGGGGCAGAACAGAACCGCTTATTTCAAGATTTACAGCTCAGATGGCTAAAGGGGCTTTTAGCCATGGAGGATAAAATAAGAGAATTTCAGAATAAGGAATGCTTTGGCAATGATGAGAGAGACTTCAGATTCCTTTCTTCAGATATAGAGGCATTGCTTGGTATCTTGCAGAATCTCAAACAAGCAAGTGGACTATCAGCTTCTAGTCTCAACTTGTTACCCTCAGAAGGAGCGAGCATAAAGGAGATTAGAGAAATGAGTCTGCATAAAAATTGCCAGTTTGCAACAGGTGAAGGGTTTGATGTGGACTTATATCAACCTGAGCTAGGCATGCTTCATTGTCTTAACATACCTGGTCTGATTTCTCATGAATCTGATGCTGTAGATACAATTAATGCAATGAGAAGCAAGATTTTTGAACTTCTGAGAGAGTTGGATGAGTCAAAAGCAGATCGGGAGAGTCTTGCAAAGAAAATGGACCAGATGGAGTGCTACTATGAAGCCCTTGTCCAGGAACTTGAGGAAAATCAGAGTCGGATACTGCACGAGTtgcaaaatatcagaaatgagcaCTCGACTTGCTTGTATACAGTTTCATCCACTAAGGCTGAGATGGAGTCCATGCGCCAAGACCTGAATGACCAGATAGTAAGACTTGCCAATGACAAAAGTGATATTGATTCCCTCAACAAAGAGCTTGAAGGAAGGGCTGTAACTGCAGAAGCAGCACTCAAAAGGGCACGTTTGAACTATTCAATCGCTGTAGATCAGTTACAGAAGGACCTTGAACTGCTTTCTCTCCAGGTTTTGTCCATGTATGAGACTAATGAGAACCTCATCAGGCAAGCCTTTGTAGATTCTTCACAACCAAGCATTCAAGAATTTGATTCAAGGGAATATGCTGCGAAACTCTTGCAATTTCAAAATCAAGCTGTTGGCATAAGGAAACAACAGTTGGGTGGAGATTCTCTAGATGACTTGAAGAGATCATTGCACTTACAGGAAGGTCTTTATCAGAAGGTTGAAGAAGAAGTTTTTGAAATGCATTTTGTTAACATCTACTTGGATGTGCTTTCAAGGGCTCTCCAGGAAACTTTGCTTGGTGCAAATGAAGATGTTAAGCTTATGAATGAGAAAGTAAATGAGCTTAAGGAGCAGCTAGAGCTTTCAGCTGAGTCAAAGGTGTTACTGATGCAAAAGCTGCAGATTGCACTGGATGATGTTCACTCTCTCAATGATTACAAGGCTAATTGCATTGCTAAATGTAATGATGTGACTCAACAAAACCGAAATTTGGAGGTGAATTTACAAAATGTGACCTGTGAAAATCATTGTCTTGTGCAGAAGATTACTGAATGGGAAGCTCAGGTGATGCAATACAGAGGCTATGAGAGCAAATATGAGGCCTGTTCTGCAGAGAAAGCAGAGTTGGTGTGCTTACTGGAAAAGAAAACCCTAGAAAATGGGATTCTTCAACAAGAAAACTTGTCTTTGCAGGATGAGTTGAAAATCGTCAAAATTGAGTTTGGCGAGCAGGCTTCTCAGAAGGAAAACCTGCAGAATCTGGTAGACTTTTTGCGATGTAAATTGCAGAACTTACTGGCGTCCTACAAAaacaaaaatatcaatggattGCCTCTCTTTTGTGAATCTGACAGTCAGGATTTGCAGTCCAGGGACTTAACTGGTGTTCTAATGCAGTTGGAAGAGCTTCAGCACAATGcatgtgaaaggattctccaacTTGTGGAAGAGAAGAAATGTCTAATGCATGAAATGGATGTTGCGCAACTGTCAACTACTACAGCTGAATCTGAGATTGCATTGATGAAGCAAAAGTTTGAACATGAAATAAGGAGTATGGTGGATAAATTAGATGTGTCAAATGCATTGCTGCAGAAGCTTCAATTAGATATTGATATTTTTGCTGACAGACTTGAGGTTAGCTCCGAAGTTGAAGAAAAATGCACACAGCAGCACAATGAGCTTTTCTCTGATCTTGATCATATGGAAGTTgcgcttgaagaacttgcttctATGAACAGAAATCTTGCTCATGAAATCTCGGCATTTGAGACTTTGACGGCAGCAGAACTCACCAAGGAAAACCATGCTTTAATGGCATCTCTACAGGAAAAAAATGAGGAATGTACCAATATGGCATCAGAACTGAAAAGCTTGAAAGAAAGTTTGCAATCTCTGTATGATGAAAACCAGGCTTTAGTGGCATCTTCAAGGGATAAAACAGAGGAGTCTGTCTGGCTTGCTTCAGAGTTAAAAAATATAAGAGAGAGCTTGCAGTCTCTGCATGATGAAAACCAAGCTTTAATGATGTCTTTACGGGATAAAACTGAGGAATCTGTCAAACTCGCATCAGAGCCTAACAGTTTGAAAGAAAGCTTGCAGTCGCTACAtgatgaaaatcaagctttggtgGCATCTACACAGGATAAAACCGATGAATCTTCCAAACTTGTATCGGAGCTTAGTAGTTTGAAAGAAAGTTTGCAGTCGCTGCATGATGAGAAACaaactttgattgcatctttacAAAATAAAATTAAGGAATCTGCTAATCTTGCATTGGAGCTAAACCACTTGAAAGAAACTTTGCAATCTCTGGATGATGAAAAACAATCTTTGATGGCTTCCTCACAAGAAAAAACCAAGGAAACTGCCAAGCTTACATCAGAGCTGAACAGTTTGAAAGAGAATTTGCAGACTCTGCATGATGAAAACCAAGTTTTGATGGTGTGCTCAAGGGAAAAATCTGAGGAATCTTCCAAGCTTAAATTGGAGTTAAACAGTTTGAAAGAATGTCTTCAATCTGTGCACAATGAAAACCAAGATCTGGTTGTGTCTTCGCAGGATAAAACTAATGAGTGTGTTCAGCTTGCATCTGAGCTAAACAGACTGGGAGAGAGTTTGCGATCTCTGTATGATCAGTTGCAAGAAGAAAGAAGGGTGAGAGAGAGTTTAGAGATTAAAATCACGAATCAAACTTCCCAATTAAATGAGAAGGAATTTCAGTTGCTCCATCTCAAGAAATTGGTGTCAGATCTAGAATTGGAGAAATTGAGAGTTTGCAATCTTTTGTCTCACTATGATGACAGCCTTAAAAGCATTCGTGAAGAATGTTGTTCTCTTTCTGGTCTTGAAACTGAGATATGTGAAGTGCATGAACTATTAATAGCTGCAGATGTCAAACTAATTTTCACAAGAACTCAGTATGAAGACAGGGTTGAAGAGCTGGTTTTGCAACTTTGCTCCTCAGATAGGCAGGTTACAGAACTTCTGAAGAAGCATATTGATCTAGAAACAACCCTAACTCACTGTCTTGCCAACGAAGCCCAATACATTGAAGAGAATGCAAATTTGTTGACAAGTCTCAACTCCATTAGATCTGAGATCGAGGCATCTATTGCTGAAAATAGTTTACTTCTTGAGGCAAACAGAGTTACGACAGCTGAGCTTGAGGAATACAAGCATTGGGCTCATAATGTTGTCCTTAGAGATTTTGAGGGTAAAAGTCAGCAATGCCAAGATGTTGAAAGGCTCAAGCACACGATGTTGAGTTTTGAAGAGGAGACTGACAATCTGATGTTCTCCAAGGAAGAAATGGAAGTCCAAGTTCTAGTACTCAAAGCCAAGTTGGATGAACAGCAAGCTCATATAATTGCAATGGAAGGATATGGTGATGAACTAATGATGCTAAAGAAACAGTGTAATGAGCTCGCCCAGAGGCTTGCGGAACAGATTTTGAAGACAGAAGAGTTCAGAAACTTGTCTGTCCATTTGAAGGAGCTTAAGGACAAGGCTGACGCTGAGTGTATCCAGGCTCGTGAAAAAAGAGAACCTGAAGTACCACCAGTTGCCATGCAAGAGTCCTTAAGAATAGCATTTATCAAAGAGCAGTATGAAACCAGGCTGCAGGAACTGAAACTACAACTTTCCATCTCAAAAAAGCATAGTGAAGAAATGTTGTGGAAATTGCAAGATGCCATTGATGAAATTGAAAACAGGAAGAAATCTGAAGCTTGTCATCTGAAGAAAAATGAAGAACTGGGAATGGAGATCTTGAAATTGGAGTCTGAATTACAATCAGTGCTTTCTGACAAGTGTGAAAGAATGAACGCTTATGATCTGATGAAAGCTGAGATGGAATGTTCATTAATAAGCCTAGAGTGCTGCAAAGAAGAAAAGCAAAAGCTTGAGGTGTGTTTGCAAGAATGCAACAAGGAAAAGTCTAAACTTGCGGTTGAACTTGCTCAGATGAAAGAATTGCTAGAGAATTCAAAATTGGCTGTGAATATTCAGGAGGGAGGAAATGATGGATCCTGCAAGGGGGATTGCATGTCTTCTGATGAGTCAGTTTTCAGAAATGTTTACCAGGAAGATCCCATTGCTGATGCTTCAAGCTTTGGAAGAAAGAGTGTAGATGCAGCTCCTACAAGCGGTCCAACTAGAGACTCAGCTCTCAAGTGCTTGGAACAAGATAGTTCCAAGAATTGTGGTGAAGCTGAAAATACATGCCCAGCTCCCATTAACACAGTTGGCCAAACAAACACACTCGTGAATATGCAACTTGATCAG GACGTTCTTGTATCTAGTGGTGTGAATGGAATTCAAAGCCCCATACTCCTAAATCAAGAGAAGTTGCTGCACAGTGACATGAAGCATTTAGCTCTTATCAATGAACATTTCAGAGCCGAAAGTTTAAAGTCTAGCATGGACCACTTGAGTAATGAG TTGAAGAGGATGAAAAACGAGAATTCACTTCTGCAAGATAATCATGGTTTTCACCAGAAATTTCCTACTTTACAAAGAGAATTTATGCAGTTAGAAAAG GCCAATGAAGAACTAGGAAGCATGTTCCCTTTGTTTAATGAATTTTCAGGGACTGGCAATGCGTTAGAAAGGGTGCTTGCATTAGAAATTGAGCTTGCAGAAGCTCTGCAGGCAAAGAAGCAATCAAGCATCCATTTTCAGAGGTATGCCGTCAAGGATAGTGGGGGCACAGAGAATTCTCTCTCTCCAGATTTCATTAG TTCTTTCTTGAAACAACACAGTGATGAGGAAGCAGTATTCAAAAGCTTTAGAGATATCAATGAGCTGATTAAAGACATGCTGGAACTGAAGGGAAGGTATACGGCTGTGGAGAGTGAACTAAAAGAGATGCATGACCGCTACTCTCAGCTAAGCCTTCAATTTGCGGAGGTTGAAGGGGAGAGACAGAAACTCATGATGACTCTTAAGAATGTTCGGGCGTCCAAGAAGGCCCTACACTTAAATCGGTCGTCATCAGCTTCAGTTGGGGACCATTCCTTGTAG